Genomic DNA from Epinephelus moara isolate mb chromosome 24, YSFRI_EMoa_1.0, whole genome shotgun sequence:
ACCAGCTTGTGCTTCCACCCTGTGATGTTGTAATCAAGGCTGTGGCTGACTACGTCCGCAACATCCCAGACATCACCGACCTGGAGGCCATCGCTAAGGACATCTTCAAGCATTCACAAGTATGTAAGGTAGAGCAGTGCTGATGGGCCAGGGTGGCATTTACACTTATTGTAGTCTTCTTGAGAGACAGTGGATGTAATGCAGATTGATCACATACTTCTTGTTGAATGAAATTCACATTCAAACCATGTTGGTAGCAGTGAAGTattagattcaacaaggtgagTGAACCCCATCACATCTGAGATGAGCTGTAATAGAActctgaatatgtgtgtgtgtgtatatatatatatatatatatatatatatatatatatatatatgtatatatatatatatatatatatatatatatatatacatacatttacagCGCTGCAGAATAATTTTACATAGtgggaaagaaaggaaagataaaATGATACGAGGTTGGATTTAAATTTAGGTTTAAAATTTTACGTGTTTTTTGAAGTACTGCCATGACACTTAATTTTGTAAAGACATCgatgaaatgatgatgatggtggtggtggtggtggtggtggtgaatTTATGAAATTACACTTCAAAACTCTCATGACCCATACCTTCTTTGGCGGCCTCAGTTCATAATGTATACAGTTTGGTATAAAATCCAAATTCAGCAATCCTCTATCCGCATCAGgacattttcaatttttctcAATTTTGAGAAATGTATTGCCACAGACTTCACACACAACTTTACAAAGTGCTCAtctgaaaagaggaaaaactgaTAACGTGCCTGATCCCACAGTTCAGGGTATAATCATGCATTATATATTCCTCTATGGACAAATAATTAAGCTATCCTATGTCCGCTCTGTGTATATTCatcatatttcatgtttttcttttagacGTGCactgatgacaaagtcatccGCTTCAAGAAGGCAGTGGAGTACTACTCAGTGGCCAGCAAACCCCCTCACTTCCCTCCACAGTTAGGTGGGTGCGCGTGTAATGATGCTAAAAGGTCGTAAGGTTGAATACTGTTGGTAGTGTTTGTCAGCAGCTTTGGTTTTTATATAGAGGCGCTGGAGGGTCTCAGGTTTGTCTTCACTGACCTGGCTGGTATATGTGTTACAGAAATGTTAGCGATAAGAAATAAAGACTGACCGTTTTGAGAAAAGAATGCTCCACTTTCTTCAAAAAAAGTACCTTAATGTGCCTTTAGACTGCCAGTCATGCCAATGCAAATAGCCTACGGCAAATATAACTTTCCCACTTGTCAAACACAGATGTAAGTTATTTAATCATGGCTGCATTGTGGGTCAGAAGTGCCAGATGCTTTGTTAACATTATTAggaacacctgtgcttttcctgcagtGACAAGggaaatgtgtgaatgtgacaaaaATGTCTGGACTCCCCTAAATATATGCAGACTGATAATGCAGAATTTTTAGTCCTGACCAAGAGGAACAAATTATACATTGCTGTGTTTGAGTTTTAGTCCTGTTTCTGTTCAAACTGGCTTTTTacgaacaaaacaaaagaagtaAACATAAATTTATGCAGACTCACAGGTAACTCGTTGACTGGAGAGCTTTGGTAATCATACTGCATCATTAGGACCCACGTGGGGAAGTCAAATGCCGCTGACTGAACAAAgtttaaacaaacacttttatgcttttgatgtgtgtttatgttcttTGGTGTCACAAGGAGCTCATAAAGAAATGAGTGATTGTAAACATTTTTAGTATTAATAGACTGCAAATAATGATTAACAGGCAGAGAAGGTAATGATTCGGGGCTTGTTAATGTCAAATCGCTGTCACACACTTTGTAATGGACTTCATGAACTGAGTGCACAGAGTTGGATACAAGCGCAGCAGTTTAACAGCTTTTGACCTGTTAATCAGGTTTcatgttaccatggttaccaaATCATTATTATGAATAggttatatatatacatataatacaGATCGATTATAAGATGACAGACAGATTTCAAGATGCgcagatggatttattattAGTTTGGCTTTTGAAATCGCACTAAAATCATGTATTTCAGATCATATAATCTTGTTGTTGGTGTGTTTGCTGTCACACCACAAATGAACAACATCAGAAACCGTTTGACTGCCGACCAAGACCCACTTTTTCAGGTGGTCTCAGTTTGGTTGTTAAAGCCACACCGGGATGCAGTTGGCAGCTTCTACACTAATGTATCATCGCCCAGACGGAAGTGTACATCTGCTGCTAGCTAAAGTTACAGCTCAGCAGCGGAGGAcggcattaatgtttacatctcatgctgtcccAGCTCACGAGCCTCTtattcatgagtagatgcacacttccttctgacAAAACGCACTTCAAGTCTAacctctccctcctttcctgtTCACAAAGATCCTTGGATCTAAAGAGCACCTGTTTGTGATACCTACATAATGTGTAAATTACTCCTCAGCCAACCTACTTTATATTGAgtcctacaaaataaaacttgtgcAGCAGGTCCAGCCTCTCTCTGTTCTAtatgctgacatttttttgtgtatcTGTTTCACAGTCAGACCAAAACTAATGGGAGTACCTGCTGCAATGCCGTTTCCAAAAATGCTCAACATTCCACAGGTGCCGCTGCCTGTAAAACCTGGGGTAAGACTGTGAAATCCCCTGTGCTCCACAGTGAAATACTGCAGGTGCTTCAGCTCTGTGAGAATGAcatggttattttttttcttgactgTCTCCAGGTCCAGCACTCGTACCCGGTGCCTCTGATGGAGCGCAGCCTGGCTCTGGACTCGGTGGAGAAAGGCCTCCCAGAGCAGAACAGCTTCAGCAACATTCCTCATGAAGGGAAGCACACACCGCTGTATGAGAGGTCCTCTCCCATCAATCCGGGCCAGCCTGGCAGCCCCAACCACACAGAGGCCGCTTTCTTCAACGCctcctccacatcctcctcctcggaGAATGAAGACAGCTCAGGCACAACTGCCAAGTGAGTTCGACACAACACTTCCTCTCTGTTACTGTCTCCATTCATCCTTAGCTATCAGAGATCATCAGTCTGTCACCATCCCACAGGTCATATGTTGTCTTTTCCAGGAACACTGTCAGTACAGGGACAATTTTATCACCAGTGCAGATCTTTTACCATCCTTTCACTCCATATATCTGCTTTATTACAGCGGGTTCACCCTGTTTGTAATCACCATCCTTATCAGTGACAACACACTGTATAGTCCCTGCTTTTCCTGAAAGTTAGCTTACTGCTCAAGTGTTTTTTGGGAAGTGGCTATACATTGTGGTGTAGTTTTGTGTTCTCATTTCCTGTTAGTATTTTTCCTGACATTGTTAGCAGAAACGTTGACACTTTTATAAGAGCCATTAAAGCACTCAGCAAGATTTTAACTTGTTAAAGTGCTTGTGAGGTAATGGGTACTTCTTGCAGCAAATGTCCTCAGCTAATGTTTGGTAAAATAACTTTGTAGCACACAATGATTGTACTGCAGTGTTGTATCTAGTCTCTATTGGCAAACATGTTCTGTGTTCTTGATTTTAGCCGTTGTTCCTGTGAACACACATCTCCACATGATGCGTAAAGTTTGTTATTttaacaaacactgacatgaaGTCTCACATGTAGCAGCTCTCAGGGTTTGATGGcactgtgtctgtgctgcaaGTATCAGTGATTGTGCAGGAGGAAAGCTTTGCTGCTCTGTAGAAGAATGTGAAGCTTACGGCAGAAATGTGAGGTCATGGAGAGTTCAACTCTCATTTGGTTAAATTGAACACATGACACCTCCTGATACTTGTAAATGGAGATTTGTCTTGGCAGAAACACAAGCATCTGTAACAGGGGTTTATACCTTGTATCCACAAAAAGAACATCTTTATCCAGAGCTCTGTTCAACCCTGCCTGGCTGTCCCTCACAGCAGTGTCTCTGTGACCTGTAGCCCCCTAGTGTTAAGATGATCATACAGACAGGCAGCAGTGATTCATGCACTCCTTCTACAAGATGATGCTTCCTGCCAAAGCAGAAgaatcaaattaaaattaagtttttatGAGCTGCGCAGCAGAGTCTACCAATTTCAGGACCAATGAATTGTTCAAGATGAACAAAGAAGAGGCAGCTGAAGTAGTGATGTGTTCATGGTCAGCTTTGAGCATTGGAGAGGTCTTTGCCAGTTATTTAGACTGTGttctcattttcagtttttctgaaTTCAGTGTTTTGTGCACTTTTCCTCATCTAAAAGTGTTTCATGTCACATGTAGTGGATGAATACAATTTCAACAATGCAATAGGAAAATgttcaaaattaaataaatatcaatTAACTTAATATAACACAACATTACACTGTATTTATCAACGAAAGTTCCCACAGCAACACAACACACCATCcttttgtaaaataaagtgtttcacATCTAAGCTGCATATTGCTCTGCTCTAAATTTAGCCTCAATTTATGACTTAGCTGTCTCAGAGGGCCTCTTCCACATGACTGCAGTGTCCAACAGTAACATTCATTGTCAGGAGTTGGTTTTTCAGCAACCCAACATCAAAGAATAATCTAATTTCCCTCACACTTAAGTGAGATTTCTTAATCGAATGTGTAGCTTGTACCAGTTTTATATTTTCTATGAATATAATGCAATTGATCTTATTTCCATATATGTAGTTACACTCGTATCACCTTATTTTGAACATTTGGCACAGTCATAGGTGTATCCTGGGCCACTTCAATGCATTTACAGATGGTTTGAGCATAGAGATGCTGGTCATGGCTAGCTtcatttacaaacatcagacacTGCCTCTGGACCACTGAGGAGCACAGTAGGAAAGGATTTGATCCAGCTTGTCTGACCGAGTACAAGATTGTGGTCAAGTTAGCTGTCACTCGCATCTCCAAAGTCTTGGAGAGTAGAGCAGACGAGCCTGATCAGCTAACTGATTGTTTTTACTGACCCGACATAACCTTTTACATCCGGTATGGGTGGAGAAGCTGAGCGCGGCCTTGGTAAGACACAGGGAGCAGAGGACAGAAGCAGTGTGTCCttaaatgacaccaaaacataGTGGCAGAGTTTGTGTGTATTCATATGGTGTAGGTGCTGCGAAAGAAACTAATAAAGCTAATAATGGTCAGGGAAAACCCAAATTTTTATAAACTGCATCTGCATTTTGGCAAATTCTACGATATTCTGCGTTTTACAgttgatttaattattttttctggTCTGTAActccgtcccattctcatgaacgtgatatctcaaaaacacatagagggaacttcttcaaatttggcacaaacaaccACTTAGACTCAATGATTTActcattagattttgatggtcagaggtcatggttactgtgacctcttccttctcattcttgtgaacacaatatctcaagaataccttgagggagtttcttcgaatttggcacaaacgtctacttggactcagtgatgtaTTGATTTGacttggtagtcaaaggtcaaggtcactgtgaccttataaaacatgtttagttgaaactcaagaattcatacgctaattatgactaAATTTCACACTAATGTTTTATAGGTTTAAACAATGGAGagataacattttatatccaaaaagccaaaggtcaacttcattgtgacatcataatgttctgcaaaaacacttttctggccattattttaTGCCAtacctcaggaacagaaggaaaTTGTatgatcctctgtgctgccgggttgaagatgtgtgtgaagcatctgtgTTTTATAACATGTAGCTTCTCTGCAGCAACATCAATATTTGAAGCTTTGTCTATTATCATGGGTACAAAtcagtctggacagacatggatgtaaactttactggttcatggaggcatacaactgagAGGGGGGTAATTCTAGTTAATATCAAATTGTGATTCCGTCCAAGCATGTTGTTGCAGTTTCCCTCAAATCTTAGTAACATTGCTGTGACTCTTTTCATGGCTCAAGTGTGAAGCTATCTTCACAGATGCAACAGTGGCCAGACAGAGTCACAGCAGGGTGCATTACATGACATAAGTATTTATCTCCACCTGTGGAAGGAAAGATATGGGAAATTTTGTGCCacatgatattttaaatgtgtaatagGCTGTTTGAATTTTACATATTTGTGTAGAAATCATAACGCTGTTCCTCTTAGAGCTAAACGTAGACTGTTGTTAGTTTGGTGGGTTGGATGCTGGTGAGTATGTCCAGCAGTTTCTGTTAAGAGTGTTCCTTCTGTTCATGTTTCATTTCCCTGCCTCCTGTGGATGAAGATATGACCACCATAATTTAATTTGGGACAATGGGTGTCACTTTAAGATGTCACAAATAttgaatgtgttttgtgttgctgtccatctttgtctttttagatTGTAGACAAAGGTAGGTTTATACAGAAAACCTGCCTGAATGCTGCTTCTGGTCTGGCAGTGATGATCAAATGAAAGAGGAGTTGGCGTGCTCTCAAAGGCTGTCAAACTGCTGTTGCCTGTTGATACGAGAAAGTGACACTGTGCTCGcagtaaacatttttattttcctgtatgAACACATTAAGTTCCCTTTTATTATATGGACCACTGCCAGTCAAAGGTGATTGATGTTTGGCTCCACTCTGCTACAACTGAATCCCATGTGTGCTGTTTCTTTAGTCATGTTAGTGACCATAAGGAAGGATGGGACGGAAACGGAGAGACTCCACattctgaaaacacaccagagGGAGACCTGGGGGACCAAACAAAAGTGAGTGAGGCTTCAAGAACACTTGAGACCTGATTAGAAATCTCACCAGGTGACTAAAGTGAAAGCGCTGtgtcctgtctgtcctcaggCTGACCTCTGTGTGACCCCTGCTGGGAGTCTGAATGTCCAGATCCCTTCCCTGCTCTCCATGCCGACGAGGAACCATATGGACATCACCATCCCACCCCTCCCTGCCGTGGCCCCCGAGGTCCTGCGGGTGGCCGAGCACAGACACAAGAAAGGCCTTATGTACCCCTACATCTACCACGCTCTCACCAAGGTCAGACTCATCCTGATTATGTTTGGATTAAAGCTGCTcgtagcttttatttttatttgtgtttgcgcaaagctaaagaaaaaatacaccCTCAGAAAGCACAAGTACTCACATGTCTAGCCAGAAGTAATGCTCGGCTCACACAGACACCATATTAGTGAGTGGAATCTGAAGTATCTATTTGTGGCGTTGTGCAGCATTTAGGTAACAGTGTATCTTTGCAGGGAGAGATTAAGCTGTCTGTCACCATTGAAGATGAAGCTAACAAAGACCTGCCTTCAGCAGTGCAGCTGTTTCGGCCTATCCGTCAATATGTTTACGGAGTGCTCTTCAGCCTGGCCGAGGCCAGGAAGAAGGCTGAGAGACTCGCCATGAGGAAGAACTGCCTCCCTGAATGTGAGTCAGAAAGCACCTTCATGTCACTGTATCACATCCTGTGCTGAGGTTTTTGCACCTGTGTTTAACAAGTGTCTCAGAGTAGAAAGTCCTACCAGCCAAAAATTCTCTGTGATGCATTTTGGGTCCTACTTTTAGGACCAGTTTATAAACTGGTCCTACTTTTAGGACCAGTTTATAAACTTTCTTAACTTAAGATATCAGGTAAAATAAGCAAGCCATGTGGTTGGCTGATCATTCATTCATCGAAAAATATTATCCATTGCAGAGCTATATTTAAGACTGAATATCTCAACTCTGGGTGACATTaaagattttttcccccatgtttaaaatgtcatGAGTTAACATGAGCAATATTTAATTACACAATATAATAGTACTATACAAGACCTGTAAGATGCAGTGCTAGTACATGTTAGACATTGTAAAACAACTTGATTAACCAGGGCTGATGAGGATATGTCACCCAGCCAAGTCAAATCGctatttctaaagtgacacatacatgtacatgtatTGTTTAAGATACATACATAACATTTAGAGTTTACTCAGAGCCTAATGTCAGTGGCTTAATAGCATTATGAGATTTTAGCTATTTATTATTGTTGGCATCATGTTTTTTGACAAGATTGCCTAGATTATTTACTGACAGCATACACACAAAGCATATGCATTAAAATCAGGTCTGCAACtaattgattattttcattaccaCTTATTCTgctaattattttgtttatgagGTGATTAATCATTCTGTCTATGAAATGCCACAAAATAGTGCAAAATGTCCATTATAATTTCCAAGAGcccaaaatgacaaataaaaatgtcttgttttatctgaCTAACAGTCCATAACTCCAAGGTATTCAGTTTACACTGATGTAACCCAACATCAAGCAGCATACCCTCATATTTGTGAAGCTGGAGCCAGAGAAAGTTTTCATCTTAGCTTAAAATACGATGATTAATTCACTGTCACACTAGTTTCCAATTAATTTCATGttgatcagctgattgattaATGGGCTTTTTGTTGCAGTTTTAATATTCTCCATTTTAAATGTTACCGCTGTTTAACAGTCCAAACACATCATCATCAGTTCAACTTTGCAGCTGAGCGTGTCACAAAACATCCGCCTCTCACTTTGTGAAGAGAAATCCTTCTTGCTCAAAGTAAATGTAGGAAGTTTCATAAACAGCTCTCACTACTCAGAGGTAGAAACGCTTTTAGGTTTGCCGCGGTAGTCAGTGTCAGTGGTGTTACAGGGTGTTTGGGCATTACTTGTCCACCAACCCCATCATCATTTTGCTTTCCTTAATAGAAGTAAAACCCATTGAGTTCATTTTTGTGTGTCAGCACCCACGTtcttaaaattgaaaaaattaaTGAATTTGTAAGATACTAAGTGTGTTATCAATGTTTAGTCGGATGATGGACACTACAATTATTAACTGAAAGTGGCTGCCACATACAGCAGCAGAGTCACAGCACAGAACTCTGCCAGGAGCAAGCCTAGACCTCGACAAGGCAGCGTCCAAGGACCCGTGCTGCTGGGGTGACTGAGGACCTCATCTATGAAACAAATGTACGACAGAAAACAGTCACTTCCACGCAAAGCACGACGTTAATCAGTGTGGATGTGAGTGGAGGTCATGATCAAATCTCACGTCAGGTTTCGGCTTGTGTACGCAAGTTTGAGTCAGCATGGGCGTGTGGAGCAGCTTAGTAAATCTGGCTGAGGTGAAGAATTGTTATCAGACCATATTCTGACTCACATCTGAGTTTTTGCAGCCACGTATTAGTCACTTAAAATGTATAGTTGCCACATGGACACGTGCTTTCTGTCTCAGCTGGCAGTTGCCAGGCTCTGTTAGACTGGCTTCAGGCTGACCGAAGGCTGAACACAACTGGTGTCCGGCTcttatctatctatttatttatcttttttttttttaatactgacAGAACCAAAGCATGTTTAGAtcaaaaagaaacacatgaacTCTGCCAAGTGTAATTGTATAAATGCAAGTAGCCCATGGGTTCTGTTTTTTCTGGTGTCTGGCTTTGACACAGGTGGCGCATCTGTGTCTCCTCTGCCACCTGTTAGGCCCGAAATGGAAGCAGACTGATATTCGTGGCCACATGCTCCTCGGTCTGAGTCAGTTATTAGCTTTTGTATGAATAGGCTATTATAAAAATAGTAATATTATGTAATATAGGCTTATAGTATTCCAAATAATATTCCTAATGTATGCGATAGGTCGGTACATACCATGAATGTATAGATTAAATATTCCAACCTCAGCTGGAATTCGACTGTGTACTGCAACGCTGTTGAATGCAGTAGTGATTTCTGTTTCTTCTTGCCTTCTTTTGACGCCACTTTTCAGACTGCAAAATAGAGCCAGTCGGTTAAACTGAACCTGGAACATCAGCGTTTCCGTCTCTAGCTCTGAGAAATTTCTCTTCTCGGCCGTATTTTGCCTCTTTATGTCGTAAACTCTTGGAGCAAGGCCGCTAAACCGAGAATATGTTGGGGTGGGATACTAAATGATGATTATTTTAAGTGGACACACTTATAAACATCTGATAGTTCCTACACTGTGATCGATGAGGTAAGAATGTTTGACGACTCAAACGCAAACTCTTAGTTACTCGTTAGATGATTTCTGTGCTCGGATCTGTGCTGGTTTGTACGTTAGATTGATAATTGAGGGCCCATGACCCGGAGGAGAATAAGAGGATTATTGTGGAAGAAGTGGTCATCCTCAAGCCGAGGGCGAACCCTGTGAGAGAAGAGGTAGATGAAAAGGAGGAAGGTGGCACCGCTGAGCTAAATGAAAAAAGCTTCATcaaatttattaaaaagaaaaccaggTGATGCTACACCAGTAGGTCCTGCTCCATTTTGTTTAAAGCACGGGGAAGATCTAATGAtccaacaataaaaataagcatCATCGACAAAGATCTTCTCTTGTAAAATTTCTGGTATAACTGGTAACACTGGTGTTGTCAGAACTAACCAGTAGGAACATTTCATCACTGTGGCATCCCTACTTTGAGCACAGTCTCTAGGCGCTTGATAAATACAAACCCTGATCTTTTCCAAATGTTGTCCCCCAGATACACACGTCATGGTCAAAGAGTGGGCCGCTTACAAAGGCAAGTCTCCCCACACTCCAGAGCTGGTGGAGGCTCTGCCCTTCAGGGAGTGGACCTGTCCCAACCTGAAGAAGCTGTGGCTGGGGAAGGCCGTGGAGGACAAGAACCGGAGGATGAGAGCGTTCCTGGCCTGCATGCGCTCCGACACTCCAGCCATGCTGAACCCTGCCAGCGTCCCCACGCCCCTCTTGgtgctctgttgtgtgctgCGGTGAGTACACAGCTGTAATCCATGCAGATAAAGTCTGTAGGTTTCACTGTTTAGGTGAGAAGTCCACTGTGAAGTGAACTGATAGGGAGTGAGGATTTCTGCAGACAGTTCTTGGTGTTTGTAACACTGTTAACCTTCTGTGTTTTGCTTCAGGTTTATGTTACATTGGCCAGGAGTAAGAATTTTGCGTCGTAACGAACTTGACGCGTTCCTAGCCCAAGCACTTTCTCCTAAACTTTATGAGCCTGACCAGCTGCAGGAACTGAAGGTGATTGTGTAGTGTTTATGATATGAGGAGTGtcttagaaacacacacacacacacgtcatcaATGTCCTGATCATAATCTGCTGTCATGTCAGTCACTTATTTGATCTTCATGTGTTTAACAACTCTAAAAGTCACTTTGATTGAGAGAATCCTTTAAGCGTTCATGTTGTGGTGTTTCTCTCGACACTCCTCATATTCTGCAGACTAAACAACCTCCTCGACAAAACACTGTTTTGTACGAGCATGTTGTTCTTGAAGCCGTAGCTTTGCACTAAAGATGTATTTTTGTAGAGCTTTGAGTGACTCAGAGGGGttcttgtgtcagtgtgtggatgGTTTCTCGACTCCATGTCTCAGACTGAGCTGTCATCTAATTTGGCCTTAAAGTAAACCATCCACACAAGCTTTGGTCCTCgtggtctgtctgtgtgtatctcTGTCGGCCTGTCTGCTCCTCACTGTGCCAGAACATGCAGGTTGTGTGTGCAGGCTTTTTGTGTTGGCTGGATTAGGTTGTGTACCGCTGTATTTTGGCAGCCGGGAGTGAATGGGCTGCTTTCGCTTGCTCTGTGCGTCGCTTTGCACTCCATAAATCTGAATGCTCAGCGGGGCTGTTGAGGGAACAtactgtctttatttctttttgtctggaTATTTTCTGAGTCTGGATGTTTCTCTTCTACAGATCGACAACCTGGACCCTCGAGGAGTCCAGCTTGCTGCTCTGTTCATGAGCGGAGTGGACATGGCTCTGTTTGCCAACGACGCTTGCGGACAGCCTATTCCCTGGGAGCACTGCTGTCCCTGGATGTACTTTGATGGCAAGCTGCTTCAGAGTAAACTCATCAGGGCCAACAGGGAGAAGGCCCAGCTCATTGACCTCTGTGACGGTCAGGTAGCTTCTTCCACACCACGCACACAAGTCAGCAAAACACACTCCACTTACAAGGCCTCAGTGTGATTTAAACCATGTTAGTCTGCAGGTCctcaaaatgtcttaaattcaattttgtAAATATTAGCTTTGAACTTTCCTAACTTTGAACCTATGAGGTCTTCATatccacaaacattttatctaatttatccatcttttaatttgtgaaaatgagtcaagctcttctctgacaaagtccacatttctaatgttagaAATCTTTAAACCATTTTATTTGCACTTacttgttggcaaaatgtagatttaagactcactctaataaccatattcccaCATAAAATttacctctg
This window encodes:
- the LOC126386296 gene encoding constitutive coactivator of PPAR-gamma-like protein 1 isoform X2 is translated as MGVQGFQEYIEKHCPSAVVPVELQKLARGSMVGGGRQRPPQSPLRLLVDAENCLHRLYGGFYTDWVSGGQWNHMLGYLAALSKACFNGNIELLVCFNGALEKGRLHEWVKRQVNERQTAQQIISHVQNKGTPPPKVWFLPPVCMAHCIRLALLRFRVGVVQSIEDHHLEVISLCRENGFHGLVAYDSDYALCNIPYYFSAHALKLSRNGKSLTTSQYLMHEVARQLDLNPNRFVIFASLLGNHILPDEDLAAFHWSLLGPEHPLASLKVRAHQLVLPPCDVVIKAVADYVRNIPDITDLEAIAKDIFKHSQTCTDDKVIRFKKAVEYYSVASKPPHFPPQLVRPKLMGVPAAMPFPKMLNIPQVPLPVKPGVQHSYPVPLMERSLALDSVEKGLPEQNSFSNIPHEGKHTPLYERSSPINPGQPGSPNHTEAAFFNASSTSSSSENEDSSGTTANHVSDHKEGWDGNGETPHSENTPEGDLGDQTKADLCVTPAGSLNVQIPSLLSMPTRNHMDITIPPLPAVAPEVLRVAEHRHKKGLMYPYIYHALTKGEIKLSVTIEDEANKDLPSAVQLFRPIRQYVYGVLFSLAEARKKAERLAMRKNCLPEYTHVMVKEWAAYKGKSPHTPELVEALPFREWTCPNLKKLWLGKAVEDKNRRMRAFLACMRSDTPAMLNPASVPTPLLVLCCVLRSTTWTLEESSLLLCS
- the LOC126386296 gene encoding constitutive coactivator of PPAR-gamma-like protein 1 homolog isoform X1, producing the protein MGVQGFQEYIEKHCPSAVVPVELQKLARGSMVGGGRQRPPQSPLRLLVDAENCLHRLYGGFYTDWVSGGQWNHMLGYLAALSKACFNGNIELLVCFNGALEKGRLHEWVKRQVNERQTAQQIISHVQNKGTPPPKVWFLPPVCMAHCIRLALLRFRVGVVQSIEDHHLEVISLCRENGFHGLVAYDSDYALCNIPYYFSAHALKLSRNGKSLTTSQYLMHEVARQLDLNPNRFVIFASLLGNHILPDEDLAAFHWSLLGPEHPLASLKVRAHQLVLPPCDVVIKAVADYVRNIPDITDLEAIAKDIFKHSQTCTDDKVIRFKKAVEYYSVASKPPHFPPQLVRPKLMGVPAAMPFPKMLNIPQVPLPVKPGVQHSYPVPLMERSLALDSVEKGLPEQNSFSNIPHEGKHTPLYERSSPINPGQPGSPNHTEAAFFNASSTSSSSENEDSSGTTANHVSDHKEGWDGNGETPHSENTPEGDLGDQTKADLCVTPAGSLNVQIPSLLSMPTRNHMDITIPPLPAVAPEVLRVAEHRHKKGLMYPYIYHALTKGEIKLSVTIEDEANKDLPSAVQLFRPIRQYVYGVLFSLAEARKKAERLAMRKNCLPEYTHVMVKEWAAYKGKSPHTPELVEALPFREWTCPNLKKLWLGKAVEDKNRRMRAFLACMRSDTPAMLNPASVPTPLLVLCCVLRFMLHWPGVRILRRNELDAFLAQALSPKLYEPDQLQELKIDNLDPRGVQLAALFMSGVDMALFANDACGQPIPWEHCCPWMYFDGKLLQSKLIRANREKAQLIDLCDGQTELVAKVEKMRQSILEGLNFTRPPHPPPFPPPPPPPPHGMPFYPLSGSFYPPPPMMPPQGRDRGMAGISSQGGKLEIAGTVVGQWAGTRRSRGRGGFPVQVVSVGGPNRGRPRGVISTPVIRTFGRGGRYHPRAFKSQVAFLSKPAHKPAHTSGHDAVKERKKAKPEERKSFAAPCDDSATENGVEDKEPDQLNGDKEERRALIQPESALSSDSKTCNSNPHLNALNVDSGCHRDEGLEAAVLKKEE